The Streptomyces camelliae genome window below encodes:
- a CDS encoding enolase C-terminal domain-like protein, whose amino-acid sequence MRIADVESYPIRVPGASPPFVWRDGLLGSPPDGEAAVLRICTDEGVEGIAMAPRRGSAVILADVLDRFLRKELVGQDPLQREWLWHRMWELDRTEELPLYLLGLVDTALWDLAGRLADRPTWQMLGGFRTSIPAYASTVTYSSVEEYLDIADQALELGYPAIKLHAWGDARRDARLSVALREHVGDAIPLMFDGSAGFDLPDAIYLGHALSDADYLWYEEPIREFSITAYKRLSDAVAVPLLVAETSDGAHMNSADFIQAGAATFGVRASTQLRGGFTGAMRTAHLADAYRLRAEVHGPEIPNRHLCMAISNTTYYESLVMGNPISRESGIDAQGLVHAPTGPGVALPAGLDYPPALQRFVDKETLTPPKA is encoded by the coding sequence GTGCGCATTGCCGACGTGGAGAGCTATCCGATCCGGGTTCCGGGCGCCAGTCCGCCGTTCGTCTGGCGTGACGGATTGCTGGGCAGCCCGCCAGACGGCGAGGCCGCGGTGCTGCGCATCTGCACCGACGAAGGGGTCGAGGGCATCGCGATGGCCCCCCGCCGGGGCAGCGCCGTCATCCTGGCGGACGTGCTGGACCGCTTCCTGCGCAAGGAGCTCGTGGGCCAGGACCCGCTGCAGCGGGAGTGGCTGTGGCACCGCATGTGGGAGCTGGACCGCACCGAGGAGCTGCCCCTCTACCTGCTCGGCCTCGTCGACACCGCGCTGTGGGACCTGGCCGGCAGGCTCGCGGACCGGCCCACCTGGCAGATGCTGGGCGGTTTCCGCACCTCGATCCCCGCCTACGCCTCGACTGTCACCTACTCCTCGGTGGAGGAGTACCTGGACATCGCCGACCAGGCCCTGGAGCTCGGATACCCGGCCATCAAGCTCCACGCCTGGGGCGACGCACGCCGCGACGCCCGGCTGTCGGTGGCCCTGCGGGAACACGTGGGGGACGCGATCCCCCTGATGTTCGACGGGTCCGCCGGATTCGACCTCCCCGACGCGATCTACCTCGGACACGCCTTGTCCGACGCGGATTACCTCTGGTACGAGGAGCCGATCCGGGAGTTCAGCATCACCGCGTACAAGCGCCTCTCCGACGCGGTGGCGGTGCCCCTGCTGGTGGCCGAGACCTCCGACGGGGCCCACATGAACTCGGCCGACTTCATCCAGGCCGGCGCCGCCACCTTCGGCGTCCGCGCCTCCACTCAACTGCGCGGCGGCTTCACCGGCGCCATGCGCACCGCCCACCTCGCCGACGCCTACCGGCTGCGCGCCGAGGTGCACGGGCCGGAGATCCCCAACCGACACCTGTGCATGGCCATCTCGAACACCACCTACTACGAGTCCCTGGTCATGGGCAATCCCATCAGCCGCGAGAGCGGCATCGACGCCCAAGGACTCGTCCACGCCCCCACCGGGCCCGGCGTGGCGCTGCCCGCCGGCCTGGACTACCCTCCCGCCCTTCAACGGTTTGTCGACAAGGAGACTTTGACGCCACCGAAGGCCTGA
- a CDS encoding FadR/GntR family transcriptional regulator, with translation MAKSGRSGVEDPSALKPWPRRPARLAHAVVESLTDSIVSGAIPSGSTLPVEPELCETFGVSRITIREAVKSLEAKGLVRARQGSGTTVTQSEEWNLLDPVVLAATVQHDDELVVLDQLVGVRSALEAQMAAQAAELATDDDLREVERLLGRLEEEIATPARFIETDVLFHDRIMQASRNRLGRSIIRTVHTQARSTFLYNGTPDGHACEQANAEHCRIAERLLARDPQGAAQAMTAHIEAAWSRRRTPHPGLTG, from the coding sequence ATGGCGAAGAGCGGTCGAAGCGGCGTCGAGGATCCGTCGGCCCTGAAACCCTGGCCCAGGCGACCGGCGCGGCTGGCCCATGCGGTGGTGGAGTCCCTCACCGACAGCATCGTCTCGGGTGCCATCCCGTCGGGCTCCACCTTGCCGGTCGAACCCGAACTGTGCGAGACGTTCGGCGTCAGCCGCATCACGATCCGTGAGGCGGTCAAGTCGCTGGAGGCCAAGGGGCTGGTTCGGGCCCGGCAGGGTTCAGGCACCACGGTCACCCAGTCCGAGGAGTGGAATCTCCTGGATCCTGTCGTGCTGGCGGCCACCGTCCAGCACGACGACGAACTTGTCGTGCTGGACCAGCTTGTCGGCGTGCGTTCGGCTCTTGAGGCACAGATGGCGGCCCAGGCCGCCGAGCTCGCCACCGATGACGATCTCCGGGAGGTCGAGCGGCTGCTCGGCCGCCTTGAGGAGGAGATCGCCACTCCTGCCCGGTTCATCGAGACCGATGTGCTCTTCCACGACCGGATCATGCAGGCGTCCCGGAACAGGCTGGGTCGTTCCATCATCCGGACCGTCCACACCCAGGCCCGCAGTACGTTCCTCTACAACGGCACTCCCGACGGCCACGCGTGCGAGCAGGCGAACGCCGAGCATTGCCGGATCGCCGAGCGGCTTCTGGCCCGCGACCCCCAGGGCGCAGCGCAGGCCATGACGGCACATATCGAAGCGGCCTGGAGCCGCCGCCGTACCCCGCACCCCGGTCTCACCGGTTGA
- a CDS encoding DUF1349 domain-containing protein: MRPTRSRPALRDRLRPCLAALALLTASAGAVVAQAVPASAATSATLYVSPSGTGTVCSTSQPCSLTQAKTNVRAMNNSMTGDIVVEVADGTYRLTDPLTFTAADSGTGGHSVIWQAAPGARPVITGAQRATGWTLHDPAKNIWQANVGTGFDTRQLYVDGVLATRARSSVNRADLTATTSGYTFTNTALNYLNSLAAPSRTEIHGIGSFTDRYSPVSGISNGTITMDQPAWDDNTFGYDTLTKPFRSGPLYIENAYEFLDTAGEWYLDTGTGTLYYKPLAGQNMSTADVEVPKLQSLVDVGGSYASPATHITFSGLQFSGTSWLGPSTHGYASQQTGAYLTGTWDRPSDALTSCQGGCPLFEATRPHWDQMPAAVQVSAADHITFTGNRFTQLGQVGLGIGQDANAHATGVGLGADTVTATGNVFTQDAGGGIVVGGLQADAHHPSDSRMTNKNITLSNNVIHDVALDYRDMSAILATYVNGATVSHNEVYNLPYSGLTIGYGWGTNDPGGSQDYVNRGLYNYQPIYSTPTTAANNHITDNSIHDVMQQMNDGGCLYTLSASPGSTFERNYCHTNNNYYGFYHDEGSRNFTDTNNVFRNVGRWSHQNGTSTNNTGALTLQDNWTTTPSTDIFNGGRGDVVSGTVVVSDGNWPSGARTVMDNAGIQPQYRPLTMDPVTAPYSSYSSTPALTGQSGGSFTVTDAGADIWGAGGQHDDAYGTAYLANSAVAGTSVTARVDNVDNTNGWAKAGVVLRNSLTGNGSSPGYAVAAATPGHGVCFQWDSTADGYLDQMSCTSSTVKAPVWVRLTRTATQVSAFYSTDGAGFTQIGAAVTLPSMAATQDAGVIHSAHSTTVGSATFSNLRIVTSPFKAYGSIPAAVGQSQGVTSLTNAGIDTWATSSQHDDDYSAAYQSGAAGTSSTVTVHVDSQDNTNAWGKAGLMLRNDITGAGSSTGYLVLVATPGNGVTLSSDSDGDGYLDSNTTKTGSAAIAPVWLRLVRNGDSVTGSYSANGTTWTTVGTATLTGANSTEDAGMFFTAHGGAPGTAKFSQFSVS, translated from the coding sequence ATGCGCCCAACCCGCTCGCGCCCCGCACTGCGTGACCGGCTCAGACCATGTCTGGCCGCACTCGCGCTCCTCACCGCCTCTGCCGGGGCTGTCGTCGCGCAGGCCGTGCCCGCGTCCGCCGCCACGTCCGCGACGCTCTATGTGTCCCCCAGCGGCACCGGTACCGTCTGCTCGACCAGCCAGCCGTGCTCCCTCACCCAGGCCAAGACCAACGTCCGGGCCATGAACAACTCCATGACGGGCGACATCGTCGTGGAGGTCGCCGACGGCACGTACCGGCTGACGGACCCCCTCACCTTCACCGCGGCGGACTCCGGCACCGGCGGTCACTCGGTGATCTGGCAGGCCGCGCCGGGCGCCCGCCCGGTCATCACCGGCGCGCAGCGGGCCACGGGCTGGACGCTGCACGACCCGGCGAAGAACATCTGGCAGGCCAACGTCGGGACCGGGTTCGACACCCGGCAGCTGTACGTCGACGGCGTCCTGGCGACCAGGGCCCGCTCCTCGGTCAACCGCGCCGACCTGACCGCGACCACCAGCGGCTACACCTTCACCAACACCGCGCTGAACTACCTCAACAGCCTGGCCGCCCCGAGCCGCACCGAGATCCACGGCATCGGATCCTTCACCGACCGCTACTCCCCGGTGTCCGGCATCAGCAACGGCACCATCACCATGGATCAGCCGGCCTGGGACGACAACACCTTCGGCTACGACACCCTGACCAAACCCTTCCGGTCGGGGCCGCTCTACATCGAGAACGCCTACGAGTTCCTCGACACGGCCGGGGAGTGGTACCTCGACACCGGCACCGGCACCCTGTACTACAAGCCACTCGCCGGGCAGAACATGAGCACCGCGGACGTCGAGGTGCCGAAGCTGCAGTCGCTCGTCGACGTCGGGGGAAGCTATGCCTCTCCCGCCACCCACATCACGTTCTCGGGTCTGCAGTTCTCGGGCACCAGCTGGCTGGGCCCCAGCACTCACGGCTACGCCAGCCAGCAGACCGGCGCGTACCTCACCGGTACCTGGGACCGTCCCTCCGACGCGCTGACCTCCTGCCAGGGCGGCTGCCCGCTGTTCGAGGCGACGCGTCCGCACTGGGACCAGATGCCGGCCGCCGTCCAGGTCTCGGCCGCCGACCACATCACCTTCACCGGCAACCGGTTCACCCAGCTCGGGCAGGTGGGCCTCGGCATCGGCCAGGACGCCAACGCGCACGCCACCGGGGTCGGCCTCGGTGCCGACACCGTCACCGCCACCGGCAACGTCTTCACCCAGGACGCCGGCGGAGGCATCGTCGTCGGCGGGCTCCAGGCGGACGCGCATCACCCCAGTGACAGCCGGATGACCAACAAGAACATCACACTGAGCAACAACGTCATCCACGACGTGGCGCTCGACTACCGGGACATGTCGGCCATCCTGGCCACCTACGTCAACGGCGCCACGGTGTCGCACAACGAGGTGTACAACCTGCCCTACTCGGGGCTGACCATCGGTTACGGCTGGGGCACCAACGACCCGGGCGGCAGCCAGGACTACGTGAACCGCGGTCTGTACAACTACCAGCCCATCTACTCGACGCCCACCACCGCCGCGAACAACCACATCACCGACAACTCCATCCACGACGTCATGCAGCAGATGAACGACGGCGGCTGTCTGTACACCCTGTCGGCGTCGCCCGGCAGCACCTTCGAACGCAACTACTGCCACACCAACAACAACTATTACGGTTTCTACCACGACGAGGGATCCAGGAACTTCACGGACACCAACAACGTCTTCCGTAACGTGGGCCGGTGGTCCCATCAGAACGGCACCTCCACCAACAACACCGGTGCCCTCACCCTCCAGGACAACTGGACGACCACGCCCTCGACCGACATCTTCAACGGTGGCCGCGGTGATGTGGTGAGCGGCACGGTGGTCGTCTCCGACGGCAACTGGCCCTCGGGCGCCCGCACGGTCATGGACAACGCGGGCATCCAGCCCCAGTACCGGCCCCTGACCATGGACCCCGTCACGGCCCCCTACAGCAGCTACTCCTCCACTCCCGCCCTGACCGGTCAGAGCGGCGGTAGCTTCACCGTCACCGACGCGGGAGCCGACATCTGGGGTGCCGGCGGACAGCACGACGACGCCTACGGCACCGCCTACCTGGCGAACTCCGCTGTCGCCGGCACCTCGGTGACCGCGCGGGTCGACAACGTCGACAACACCAACGGCTGGGCCAAGGCGGGCGTCGTCCTGCGCAACAGTCTCACCGGCAACGGCTCTTCCCCGGGATACGCGGTCGCCGCGGCGACCCCGGGCCACGGCGTGTGCTTCCAGTGGGACTCCACCGCGGACGGCTACCTGGACCAGATGTCGTGCACGTCCTCGACGGTCAAGGCGCCGGTGTGGGTGCGGCTCACCCGCACGGCCACCCAGGTGTCCGCCTTCTATTCCACCGACGGAGCCGGCTTCACGCAGATCGGCGCGGCGGTCACCCTGCCGTCCATGGCCGCCACCCAGGACGCCGGTGTCATCCACAGCGCCCACAGCACCACCGTCGGCAGCGCGACCTTCAGCAACCTGCGGATCGTCACCTCGCCCTTCAAGGCCTACGGCTCCATCCCGGCCGCAGTGGGCCAGAGCCAGGGAGTGACCTCCCTGACCAATGCGGGCATCGACACATGGGCCACGAGCTCGCAACACGACGACGACTACTCCGCGGCCTACCAGTCCGGCGCGGCGGGAACGTCGTCGACCGTCACCGTCCATGTCGACAGCCAGGACAACACCAATGCCTGGGGCAAGGCCGGCCTGATGCTGCGCAACGACATCACGGGCGCCGGCTCCTCCACCGGATACCTGGTCCTCGTCGCCACGCCGGGCAATGGCGTCACGTTGTCGTCGGACTCCGACGGTGACGGCTACCTCGACTCCAACACCACCAAGACCGGCAGTGCCGCCATCGCCCCGGTCTGGCTCCGCCTGGTCAGGAACGGCGACTCGGTCACCGGCTCCTACTCCGCCAACGGCACCACATGGACCACGGTGGGCACCGCGACGCTGACCGGTGCCAACAGCACCGAGGACGCGGGCATGTTCTTCACGGCTCACGGCGGAGCACCCGGCACCGCGAAGTTCAGCCAGTTCTCCGTGAGCTGA
- a CDS encoding transposase, with protein MQTAPAGPYAPRVASSPKLIDGLDAEEALFNGRIAERLRDHTGYPAIQQLPGIGTTLAAALVAEIGDAHRFASADRLCSCAGLTPWYYESDTAVRRGHVTKQGSKLVCWAMVEAIQCTVHPQDLRGPGPDRGRNIAKIAAARKPLMLVYYGLRDGQIRAPAHRTA; from the coding sequence ATGCAGACCGCGCCGGCCGGCCCGTATGCCCCGCGCGTCGCGTCGTCACCGAAGCTGATCGACGGACTCGACGCCGAGGAAGCCCTGTTCAACGGCCGCATCGCGGAACGGCTTCGCGACCACACCGGCTACCCGGCCATCCAGCAGCTGCCCGGCATCGGCACCACCCTGGCGGCGGCGCTTGTGGCTGAGATCGGCGACGCGCACCGGTTCGCCTCCGCCGACCGGCTGTGCTCGTGTGCAGGGCTGACCCCGTGGTACTACGAGTCCGACACCGCCGTCCGCCGCGGTCACGTCACCAAACAGGGCAGCAAGCTGGTGTGCTGGGCCATGGTGGAGGCGATCCAGTGCACGGTCCATCCCCAAGATCTCCGAGGACCGGGCCCGGATCGAGGCCGGAACATCGCCAAGATCGCTGCGGCACGCAAGCCGCTCATGCTGGTCTACTACGGGCTGCGCGACGGACAGATCCGCGCCCCGGCCCACCGGACAGCGTGA
- a CDS encoding bifunctional glycosyltransferase/CDP-glycerol:glycerophosphate glycerophosphotransferase, giving the protein MTDTPAMQPPEEVLISIVLPVYQVQEYLPECLDSVLGASQSFQGIEVVAVDDCSPDASGALLDEYAAQDQRLRVVHLPQNVGLGRARGEGLARARGDYVWFVDSDDRLADGALAAVAERLKRTEPDVLLVDHTLLDPEGGMERNVRAHLFRDAPETFTLAERPGTLNLIMTAWGRVLRRDFLLGLDVEFGHGYYEDISVTYPVLLAARRLSMLDRVCYHYRRGRAGAITNTSSPKHFDLFGQYERIFAFIDREAETAEPFRRAVFDRTVRHATTVLATPGLVPENMRRDFFRQASEHFRRFRPRGYSHPSGLRGLQYRLVERGAYSAYVALEPVNRLRLSLRTGLGRARGAARRAPRLAATALRRAYHRACLLLPVDDSLAVYAAYWSRGYACNPAAVFEKARELAPGIRGVWVVAKDRTGSIPPGVEYVVDGSARCLRTMARAKYLVNNVNFPYELPKRRGAVLVQTQHGTPLKKMGTDLRDHPAAARGMNFDRLVEQCGRWDFLVSPNPHTTEVFTRVYPGSYEVLQTGYPRVDRLVNASLDRANRVRDELGITPGQTAVLYAPTHRDHQDQAAPLLDVRRFAEQLGDDHVLLVRAHYFDTPQAVPSRGVVDVSSHPSVEDLCIAADVLVTDYSSVMFDYAALDRPIVIYAPDWEAYRRARGVYFDLLAEAPGAVATTQEQLAEVFLSGEYTGPHMDKRRSGFRARFCPYDDGHAAERVVRSVFLGEPADKNRPSQAGG; this is encoded by the coding sequence ATGACTGACACCCCGGCCATGCAACCGCCCGAAGAGGTACTCATCAGTATTGTCCTGCCCGTCTACCAGGTGCAGGAGTATCTGCCGGAGTGCCTCGACTCGGTCCTCGGGGCGTCGCAGTCCTTTCAGGGCATTGAGGTCGTGGCCGTGGACGACTGTTCCCCTGACGCCAGCGGCGCCCTTCTCGACGAGTACGCGGCCCAGGACCAGCGGCTGCGCGTGGTCCACCTGCCGCAGAACGTCGGCCTCGGCCGAGCCCGCGGCGAGGGACTGGCTCGGGCCCGCGGCGACTACGTGTGGTTCGTCGACAGTGACGACCGGCTGGCCGACGGGGCACTCGCCGCGGTCGCAGAGCGGCTGAAGCGGACCGAGCCTGACGTGCTTCTCGTCGACCACACCCTCCTCGACCCGGAGGGAGGCATGGAGCGCAATGTCCGTGCGCATCTGTTCCGGGACGCCCCCGAGACGTTCACGCTCGCGGAGCGCCCGGGCACCCTGAACCTCATCATGACCGCGTGGGGCAGGGTACTGCGCCGCGACTTCCTGCTGGGCCTGGACGTGGAGTTCGGGCACGGGTACTACGAGGACATCTCCGTCACCTACCCCGTCCTGCTCGCAGCGCGCCGGCTCAGCATGCTCGACCGTGTCTGCTACCACTACCGGCGCGGGCGTGCGGGAGCGATCACCAACACCTCCAGCCCGAAGCACTTCGATCTCTTCGGCCAGTACGAGCGGATCTTCGCCTTCATCGACCGCGAGGCCGAGACCGCCGAGCCCTTCCGCAGGGCGGTGTTCGACCGGACCGTACGACATGCGACAACTGTGCTCGCCACACCCGGACTTGTGCCGGAGAACATGCGGCGCGACTTCTTCCGGCAGGCGTCGGAGCACTTCCGTAGATTCCGGCCACGCGGCTACTCCCACCCGTCCGGGCTGCGCGGCCTGCAGTACCGGCTGGTGGAGCGGGGCGCCTACTCCGCGTACGTGGCCCTGGAACCGGTGAACAGGCTTCGTCTGTCACTTCGTACCGGCCTCGGCCGGGCGCGCGGCGCGGCGCGGCGGGCACCCCGGCTCGCGGCGACGGCGCTGCGGCGGGCGTACCACCGCGCTTGTCTGCTGCTTCCCGTCGACGACAGCCTTGCCGTCTACGCCGCCTACTGGAGCCGCGGTTACGCCTGCAACCCCGCGGCCGTCTTCGAGAAGGCCCGCGAGCTCGCGCCCGGCATCCGCGGGGTGTGGGTGGTCGCCAAGGACCGGACGGGATCCATCCCGCCGGGGGTCGAGTACGTGGTGGACGGATCGGCTCGATGCCTGCGCACCATGGCGCGGGCCAAGTATCTGGTCAACAACGTCAACTTCCCTTATGAGCTGCCCAAGCGGCGCGGTGCGGTGCTGGTGCAGACACAGCACGGCACCCCCCTGAAGAAGATGGGAACCGACCTGCGGGACCACCCCGCAGCCGCACGCGGCATGAACTTCGACCGGCTGGTGGAGCAGTGCGGGCGATGGGACTTCCTGGTCTCGCCGAACCCGCACACCACCGAGGTGTTCACCAGGGTCTACCCGGGCAGCTACGAGGTGCTCCAGACGGGCTATCCTCGCGTCGACCGGCTGGTCAACGCCTCGCTCGACCGGGCGAACCGGGTGCGGGACGAACTGGGCATCACCCCTGGGCAGACCGCCGTCCTCTATGCGCCCACCCACCGCGACCACCAGGACCAGGCGGCACCCCTGCTCGACGTGCGGCGGTTTGCCGAGCAGCTCGGTGACGACCATGTCCTGCTGGTGCGTGCGCACTACTTCGACACCCCACAGGCCGTCCCGTCGCGGGGCGTCGTGGACGTCTCGTCCCACCCGTCGGTCGAAGACCTGTGCATCGCTGCCGACGTGCTGGTCACCGACTACTCCTCAGTGATGTTCGACTACGCCGCCCTGGACCGGCCGATCGTGATCTACGCGCCCGACTGGGAGGCGTACCGCCGCGCACGAGGCGTCTACTTCGACCTCCTCGCCGAGGCGCCCGGAGCGGTCGCCACCACGCAGGAGCAACTCGCCGAGGTCTTCCTCAGCGGCGAGTACACGGGGCCGCACATGGACAAGCGGCGCTCCGGATTTCGGGCACGCTTCTGCCCCTACGACGACGGGCACGCGGCCGAACGCGTGGTGCGCAGCGTCTTCCTGGGAGAGCCGGCCGACAAGAACCGGCCATCGCAGGCGGGCGGTTGA
- a CDS encoding glycosyltransferase family 2 protein yields MSSENDGAVSVVVIAYNDAEHVAEAVASALAQGDVVGEVVVVDDASTDETAHVLGQLAAAEPRVRVVRRAVNSGGCGTPRNDGIDAARHPWLVFLDSDDVLPPKAVDTLLAVALRHGADVTAGLCVRRELPGGREIPWQEQLFTTESVHDGVAGRPQTLWDTLSVNKIYRRDFLLSRRIRFPDGAAHYEDFVFTARVYAAGPRFAVTPETVYIWHVRYGTGRASISLRRDRIQNWQDRVTAHQQVMEIMRDSGDQDLLIAAQTKFLEFDLAVYLSELPQRTPEYQDVWWRITREHVGAFEAEAVRRATLAARWRTEVLLGRERHAVDIRRLAELAADPPRLTPPYAGDARRPLWDMADSTPEGTGEIVLDGLADAPVALLPFYVLGNVGAGRRLVLELRLADLYGRTAHAGPERATVELRHRVTGAAHRYEAEWEAEPDGHGWRAVITADVAPLCEGGTITTWDAWVTLTFRDGESATRPLRAGSGLRRLVRMGRRGRVLLLQPYATNSGCLAVRVADGLSGVRRVVAGRVARRVRS; encoded by the coding sequence TTGTCCAGCGAGAACGACGGGGCGGTTTCGGTGGTGGTCATCGCCTACAACGACGCGGAGCACGTCGCGGAAGCGGTGGCCTCGGCTCTCGCACAGGGCGATGTGGTCGGCGAGGTCGTCGTCGTGGACGACGCTTCCACCGACGAGACAGCTCACGTACTGGGACAGCTCGCAGCCGCCGAGCCGCGCGTGCGCGTCGTGCGCCGTGCGGTCAACAGCGGCGGCTGCGGCACCCCGCGCAACGACGGTATCGACGCAGCCCGCCACCCGTGGCTCGTCTTCCTCGACAGCGACGATGTGCTTCCGCCGAAGGCTGTGGACACGCTCCTCGCCGTCGCGCTCCGGCATGGCGCCGATGTGACGGCAGGCCTGTGCGTTCGGCGCGAGCTGCCCGGCGGACGTGAGATCCCCTGGCAGGAACAGTTGTTCACGACGGAGTCGGTGCACGACGGGGTGGCCGGGCGCCCGCAGACGCTGTGGGACACGCTCTCGGTGAACAAGATCTACCGCCGTGACTTCCTGCTGTCCCGGCGGATCCGATTCCCCGACGGCGCGGCGCACTACGAGGACTTCGTGTTCACCGCGCGGGTCTACGCGGCCGGGCCGCGCTTCGCCGTCACTCCCGAAACCGTCTACATCTGGCATGTGCGCTATGGCACCGGCCGGGCGTCGATCTCGCTGCGCCGGGACCGGATCCAGAACTGGCAGGACCGGGTCACCGCCCATCAGCAGGTGATGGAGATCATGCGGGACAGCGGCGACCAGGATCTGCTGATCGCCGCGCAGACCAAGTTCCTGGAGTTCGATCTCGCCGTTTACCTGAGCGAACTGCCGCAGCGTACGCCGGAGTACCAGGACGTCTGGTGGCGGATCACCCGCGAGCACGTGGGCGCCTTCGAGGCGGAGGCCGTGCGCCGGGCCACTCTCGCTGCCCGTTGGCGCACTGAGGTGCTGCTCGGACGCGAGCGACATGCCGTGGACATCCGGCGGCTCGCCGAGTTGGCGGCCGACCCGCCGCGGCTGACGCCGCCGTACGCCGGAGACGCGCGGCGACCGCTGTGGGACATGGCGGATTCCACGCCCGAGGGAACAGGCGAGATCGTGCTCGACGGTCTTGCCGACGCCCCTGTCGCACTGCTGCCCTTCTACGTCCTCGGGAACGTAGGTGCGGGCCGCCGACTCGTGCTCGAACTACGACTGGCCGACCTCTACGGCAGGACCGCGCACGCCGGCCCGGAGCGGGCGACCGTCGAGTTGCGGCACCGGGTGACGGGCGCGGCACACCGGTACGAGGCCGAGTGGGAAGCCGAGCCGGACGGACACGGCTGGCGTGCCGTCATCACCGCGGACGTGGCGCCGCTCTGTGAAGGCGGCACGATCACCACCTGGGATGCCTGGGTGACCCTGACCTTCCGGGACGGCGAGTCGGCCACGAGGCCACTTCGTGCGGGATCCGGCCTCAGGCGGCTGGTGCGGATGGGCCGTCGGGGACGGGTGCTGTTGCTCCAGCCGTACGCCACCAACAGCGGCTGCCTCGCCGTGCGTGTCGCGGATGGCCTTTCCGGGGTGCGCCGCGTCGTCGCGGGACGGGTCGCCCGCCGCGTGCGGAGTTGA